The stretch of DNA CCCAGCTCCGCCTCGTCGATGCCCGGCCCGCGGTCGCGGACCTCCACCCGGCCGCCGCGGATGGAGATCTCGATGGGCGCGGTGCCCTCGGCGTCGAACTTGGCGGCGTTCTCCACCGGGTTGGACAGCGCCCGCTCCAGGGCGGTCGGCTGCCCGTGCACGACGCTGCCGTCGGCGTCGACCAGCACCTCGCGGCCGGTCCGCCGCCGGGTGCGCTCGGCCACCCGCTCGGCGAGCCCGGCCAGCGGCACGTCCCGGGGCCGCTCGTCCTCCCGGGTCCCGGTGGCGAGCTGCACCAGCTCGTCCACCAGCCCGGACAGCTCCCGGGTCTCGCCCTGCAGGTCGTCCAGGAGCCGCCGCTGCGCGTCGGGGGAGAGCCGCTCGAAGGAGCGCAGCACGCTCACGTTGGTGCGCAGGCTGGTCAGCGGGGTGCGCAGTTCGTGCGAGGCGTTCTGCACCAGGCGCCGCTTCTCCTCCTCCGAGCCGGCCAGCCGGGCGAGCATGGCGTTGAACGCCCGCCCCAGCCTGCCCACCTCGTCCGGGTCGTCCCCGCCGCCCTCCGGCGCCACCAGGTCCAGCCGCCCGGTGGAGCTGACCTGCTCGGCGGTCTCGGTGAGCCGCACCAGCCGGCCGGTGACCCTGCGCGACACCAGCCAGCCCGCCCCGGCGGCGCAGAGCACCACCAGCGCGCCGACGCCGAGGATCTGCAGGGCCAGCACGTCCAGCATCCGCTCCATCGGGGAGAGGCGCTGGCCGATCTGGATGGCGCCGCGCCCGTCGCCGATGGAGACCGTCGCGATCCGGTACTCCTCGCCGTTGCGCGCGTCCTCCCGGGTCCGCACGGTCCCGGGGGCCTGCTCGGCGGCGACGGCCCGGTCCGCGGGCCGCACCGGCAGCACCTCGAT from Nocardiopsis composta encodes:
- a CDS encoding sensor histidine kinase, producing MHDALRRLGSPGGWRLGTKFAALFALVTAVVGLLMGTLGYSTAALLIRSDAQKEFEATTAQLASELSRPSLSPGSGGTLNFLHSDSFTYQGLSSSGAVSVPIGEGKEIEVLPVRPADRAVAAEQAPGTVRTREDARNGEEYRIATVSIGDGRGAIQIGQRLSPMERMLDVLALQILGVGALVVLCAAGAGWLVSRRVTGRLVRLTETAEQVSSTGRLDLVAPEGGGDDPDEVGRLGRAFNAMLARLAGSEEEKRRLVQNASHELRTPLTSLRTNVSVLRSFERLSPDAQRRLLDDLQGETRELSGLVDELVQLATGTREDERPRDVPLAGLAERVAERTRRRTGREVLVDADGSVVHGQPTALERALSNPVENAAKFDAEGTAPIEISIRGGRVEVRDRGPGIDEAELGHVFERFFRSPAARALPGSGLGLSMVEEIVRSHGGTVFAANREGGGAVIGFTLPVLPPGPAEGAGPAEGPASGGSTQSGGPGGPPAAPPGAPPGPQPEPPG